In Lycium barbarum isolate Lr01 chromosome 9, ASM1917538v2, whole genome shotgun sequence, the DNA window GCTTCATAAGTTTTTATATTACGGAGGCTGCAGTAGCACATGAGGAAGCAACACGTTGTGTCTTTTTCAATTTACCATTATTCATGTATTTCAATTAGACTTTTTACAATTGGATTTCACTTTATTTACTCAATGTTTGGACCGAGATGTCTCAGAATAATTATAGATGTTATTAGTAGTTGGTTTTGTATGAATTTTTGTGATGTGTTTATTTACATATTTAAATACTCCGCagtatataaaataattttatcctTGAAGATTTATATATTTTAAGACAATCCCTTTTGGTCACAAAAGTATCTATTTGCAAAAAGTAAAGTGTATTGTACATTCTCATTCGTCTCAAATTGATTAAATTCAGTGAAAAAGGTAATTTATTCCAAAATGACCTTCATATTAATAACCTAATTATAATTAACTACAAATTGACTTAATATTTGATGACAATTGAAATTGTCACTAATTAAGATAACGTATAGTGACGAATTAGTTTTGTCCAAATAAGAAAAATCAACTACGGAATTGTTACCTTTCCTGGACAAACAAATCTGTCACTAATTTAATTATTTAGAGACGAAAATTTCCTTTCGTACACAAAACATATACCTTTTAGTGACGTAATCACATTCTTTTAACTACAAATTATGCATAGTTTTAAAGACAATATGTATCGTCACTAATTAAAATTATAGTTAGTGACAAATTAGATTTGTCGGTAATAACCACCTTTTTAGCGACGTTACAGTGTTTTTAGCTACAAAACTTTTACGCTATTCATGACAAATAGGTTTGTCATAAATACTACGCATTTGGGGACGAAATTTTATTTTGTAGTTAATATAACTTATTCAGCGACGAAACACTAAGTCGTCTTTGTATACTTTTAGCGACCCACTTTTAAGGACGAAAGGTTGACGATTTTCTTTTTGTCACGAAAGATTTTTTTGTGACGAAATATAACTTTTAAGTGACAAAACAATTCGTCACAAATAGTGAGATTTGTTGTAGTGTTATTTAGAATTAAATTTTGCTGTTAATTCTAAGTCCCATTGTCAGGACCACATGAAGTCGATTAATTTGAAGAAGAGGTGTAAATACATTTTTTGATGTCATTTAGGTTTATCGTACCGATGGTTTGGTTTGATAATCTAAACAGAAATTGTCACGAGTTGCTCTTTTTTGAGATAATTATTTAGTAAatcatcctttttttttattcatcTTATAATTACaagtttattatacatatttttctcaaaatttatacatactttgattagattttataGAATTTATGTGTACTTTATACaagtttattatacatatttgTAATTATAAGATGAATTTAATAATTTGAGAAAAATATCAATCATaagtttattatacatatttttctcaaaatttatacatactttgattagattttatagaatttatatgtactttatgataatcaaaatatacatacaatttttatacatatttcatatataaaaaatataagaatctATACAGTTATTCATATTGCATacgaaaattatacatatatgttttttggtgtatgaactttttacataaaaattaccgattataatggactttttgagtaaaagttggagaaaattaggtaacaatatctcttaattttgaatggtgagagaaaagtggatgaaataaggaagcaaaagttggagaaaaatAGGGAACTATATCTCTaaattttgaatggagagagaaacgtggataaaataagtaaaacaatttccttaccttatttaatgtgttttatttgcttctttttaatttacctaaTTCGTATAAATTTTGTAACAagtctattgatatattttgttaaCTGAAAAATATCGTCATGTTCTATAAATATACCCtcttatcatgtacatatatgttttttgcccAACTAAAGACTACCCAAAAATAGGGACGTTTGTGCAATGACCCAAAACCAAAAATAAGACATTTACTGGGCCAAAAAGATAGAAACCTAAAACACATACACAAATCCACAGCCCATTTACATTcctttcatcatcatcaacatcaacatTACTGCTATGTATAAGGGAAAACTTAAGTAagaattttcaaatttttttaaaactttttaattaattaattttaggtcctaatcttatttatttaagttaattttttttttgtttttgtttttaaggtctacttttcaaaaactattgaacctcctacctcattttccatgttctttggttttctatttggtgctcgatatctgcatttgagcccaattaatccagataatttgCATTGTATAGCGCCCATTCGGAGGAAGCGCTCCCtctaaagattttttccatagCCATGTTCGAACCCCTGATCCCTAATTAAGGGAGAAGCAGCTCCATTCGTTgtacaagttaaattatgtatttgtcttaaaagttcattaactatgtatacaTTATTTATTTAGAGCTAAATAACTTTAGAAAATTAGAATACAtaacttataaatgtcaaattctggctccacatttgatttgaagtaaataatttcatcaaaatggaagttaaagtATTAAAGGAGTGCAATTAAAGTTTTGCTTTCATAttgaaaatatatttatatgaaatttaattattactaacgtCATTACCCACTTGTGTGACTACAATAGgtatatgattgttgttgttgtacacttgtactaacacaaattatatttctttaattaaaatatctatttttatatcttgagtttggcccgagcttagcacgggcctcacacaactaatataaataaaaggAAACACCAAAAAACCCTAGCAGCAGCTCTCTTCAATAGAGTgtgagagaagaaagaaaaacaaaatggTGTTAGCACTTACGCCTCAATTTTTTGTTAGTCTTTATTTTTTGTCCGTTAAGACAAAAAAGCTTTTCGCGTGGCATAAGTTTTTATTTTCGCATCAAATAATTCATAATTTTATACCTGACACCCTTAAAAAATTTATGCCCAATTAGACATAAATTCGATTGCTAAGACATAAAAATTAAAGGCCAACCCACCTGAACGGAGAATCATGCAAtttctttaaaattgtatttGTGCAACTTTTAATTGTCCTAATCTAactgaagaaattgcacgattgtccttcaaatgggttagtcttttaatttttatcctttaaacgggctggtctttaatttttacctttcAAAATCAAATTTATGTCTAGTGGGGAATAAGTTCTTTAAGGTATTCGACATACTTGTGAGATGTTACAACAAGAATATAGCCAGTGTAGTTCCACAAAGTGGAGTTTAGGAAGGGCAGAGTATACGCAGACTTTACCCTTATCTCGAGAGATAGAGAGGCTACTTCCGATAAACCCTCGGCTAACTTGTAAGATATTATGAAGCGAAACTATAAATTTATGCCCCGCACAAAAAGTTGTTTGTCtttaaggacaaaaattaaagactagacAAAAGAGGGACAAAAGTGCAATTGACCCAAATCTAAATAAGAccaattttttgcgcggattcccttcaaaggcactggtctttaaattttacccctgaAATTGCTGggctttaatttttgctcttctcttaaaaaggtggccgaaatactccgaggttctgggttcgaaccccgctcagttaaaaaaaataaaaatgcaaaGCAAGGCTTTTCAAAAAGTTTTCCTTATGCGACATAATTTGCCTTAAGGCATGAttaaagtctgccttatgcggcagacttttcgcgaagccttgccttgcgaattttttattttatttttatgactaagccgagtttcgaacccagaacctcgagatATTTTAAACGAAGGACAAAAATCAAAGACGCGCAatttgaaagacaaaaattaaagaccacttcCAAAGAAGGTCAATCGTGCAAATGGGCCAAATAAGACCTTTACTGGACCAAAAAAGAAAGAGACCTAAAAGCACATACACATATCCCACAGCCCATTTACATTCCCTTCATCATCATCACCAACATATAAATAAAACGAAACACAGAAAAACCCTAGCAGCAGCTCTCTGCAATAGAGTGTGAGAGAGAAAAAATGGTGTCAGGTTCAGGGATCTCAGCAAAGAGGATAGTGGTGGATGCTCGCCACCACATGCTTGGAAGACTATCTTCCATCTTAGCCAAAGAGCTCCTCAATGGGCAAAGAGTAGTGGTAGTTAGATGTGAAGAAATATGCTTATCCGGTGGACTTGTGAGGCAGAAAATGAAGTATCTTAGGTTCCTACGTAAGAGAATGAACACTAAACCTTCACATGGTCCCATCCATTTTCGTGCTCCTTCTAAAATCCTCTGGCGTACCATTCGTGGGTAATCCCTCTATTACCTTGATGTATATAGATAGTCATTTTTATGGTGATGTGTATATAATTTTTGTAAATGTAGGAGAACTATTGAAATGTTAATATTGTTTAGATATATTTTACTTTTTGTAAATGTATTAGTATTTGATTATATGGTGTCTTAAGGATGATTAAGAACATGTGAGCTAGATTTAGAAGTGTAGATACTCCTTGGACAAATACATACTAGTTTATGTTGTTGGAGATAGTTTGTTCAGTTCTGTATGTATTAAATGTCTGCGTCAATGTCCATTGATTTTCGTTTGTGTCGTATGTACCTTCTGTCAAGCATTACATTACCATGCCTGTCCAAGTGATGCAACATTGTTTAATTTTATGTTTATGGATATGGCCTTTCTCAAAAGGTTTATGTAGTTTGGTTAGAGACTTGTATTTTGCACTAGAAGTGTGAGTTAAGATAAACTCTAGTTTTGAAGAACCATTTTGCGTTGGAAGATAACTTACCTAGTATTTGAATGATATTGACTTGAAAACTATGTTACTCGGATCTCTTAAAATGTCGGCGGGTGCGTGTTGggtgtatttttggaggatccgacacgggtgcggcaacacTTTTGAAGAGTCCGACTAACATAGCTTGAAAAGAGAGTAGGTATAGATTTTGATGACGTTGACTAATTTGGATTGGCACATAGTTGATTAATTGATGTGGTTTAGACAACCACCCACTTTCTCTATCTAAAAGTATGATTATAGATGACGCTGATTAATTTTGGACGTTTGTGTTCTTGATTCTAGAGAAGAAAACCTATTGGGTTTAATTAGATTAGTTATACATAAGAAGTGGATTTTTAAACACGAATACAAGGTCTAGGCCAAAACTACTTGTTCTGCCGAACCATAGACAAAGCTTGTAGCTCCGCCTCTTGACTGGATCATAGTTGATTAATTGATGTGTTTTAGACAACAGCCTGCTGTCTCAATCTAAATATCTTTGTTTTTCCTTTCAGTTGATGATTTTTTCCGTTAGAATTAGTACCTTTAGAACTACTGAGTCATGAACGGTTTGATGATTAGGCAAGTATTGCAAGCTCCTTCTACTTGTACAATTGTGAATGATAATGTCTATTCATTTTATGTTAGGATGATTCCCCACAAAACTAAGCGTGGAGCTGCTGCGCTTGCCCGTTTGAAGGTTTTTGAGGGAGTTCCACCCCCATATGACAAGATCAAGAGGATGGTCATTCCTGATGCGCTCAAGTGAGTTGCACGGCAGCACCCATAAATCATTTGTTctggtattattattattatttcttttaaTACTGAAGTTTTTTACCTTCTTTTTTGGCTAGGGTATTGAGGCTCCAGGCTGGACATAAATACTGTCTCTTGGGCAAGCTTTCATCAGAAGTCGGATGGAACCATTATGATACTATCAAGGTAACTTTCTTGCATCTGGTCTTTTTCATTTTACCCTACTTCGATTCTCTCTACTTGTTCTTACTTTGCATTTAGAATCAATGGAGCAACATATAGCAGTTAGCTATTTcttttaggggttgtttggttggtGTAATAAGGGATAATAATTCTAAGGTAAAATGCGGGATTATTTAGTCCTGCGTTTGGTCTGTTGTAGTTTATCCGAGAATAGGGATTAGCTACCCCTTAAATAATGTTCTTGACTTTATTTTTATGTTCTTTATATACCAATATGAAGTGTAATCCTCTGTTCTGCGTAGAAGCTATCATGGCCCTTATTCGTTTTAATATAAGCCTTGGCTACTACTTCTGCAGTTTTTAAGGATGAGCTTTCATGCTTGTAATTTGCATCGATGGTAACAATATAATGTCACAATATTCACATCGGTGTTGACATCTTTGTTGATGATTACTGCAGGAGCTCGAGAACAAGAGAAAGGAGAGAGCTCAAGTAGCGTATGAGAGGAGAAAGCAATTAGCGAAACTTAGGGTTAAGGCCGAGAAAGCTGCTGAGGAGAAGCTTGGTCCTCAGCTCGCCGTTATTGCTCCGATCAAGTACTGAAGTCGAAATATAGTTTGTTTGAAGT includes these proteins:
- the LOC132610529 gene encoding large ribosomal subunit protein uL13z → MVSGSGISAKRIVVDARHHMLGRLSSILAKELLNGQRVVVVRCEEICLSGGLVRQKMKYLRFLRKRMNTKPSHGPIHFRAPSKILWRTIRGMIPHKTKRGAAALARLKVFEGVPPPYDKIKRMVIPDALKVLRLQAGHKYCLLGKLSSEVGWNHYDTIKELENKRKERAQVAYERRKQLAKLRVKAEKAAEEKLGPQLAVIAPIKY